In Methylotenera versatilis 79, the DNA window ATTAACAAAGTAACGCTGTCTTTTTGCACTTGGGTATCGTCGTCGTTTACTTCTTCTTCAAAAGTAAAGCCGTACTGAAAGCCCGAGCAACCGCCGCCACTGACAAAAACGCGCAATTTCAAATCGGGGCTGCCTTCTTCCTCAATTAATTCTTTCACTTTTTTGGCAGCATTATCAGTAAATACCAACGGTGTTGGCATTTCTACATCAGCTAAATCGGTCACTGCATTCATATTTTGCTCCTTAAACTTCACAATACTGCTTGGCTTAAGATTAAGCCGTTATGTTTTCTATTATATGTCAATCGCTATAGAACACAATTGGGGATTAATGTTCCGTTTTACAAGTGATTAACTATTTAATTTATAAGTCTTATTTTGCAAGATTTGTTTAATTAAGACTTAATTTATAGTGTTAGCCACAACCAGACAATTTAAAGTACTTCGTCTGCTACACCATCACCTAAATAAACCAATTTACCTTCTATTACCGCGCCAGTGTGCATTTCTAGCGATTTGTAATACAAATCGCCTGTAATACGTGCTTTGGTTTGCAGCTCAATAAACTGACTCGCTCTCACTGGGCCAATCACTTTGCCATTCAGTACGATTTTTGCAGCACTCACTGCGCCTTCTATTCTGCCATGCTCACTCACGATAATAGTGCTGGGCGTGTCGCTTTGTTCGCTGACGTTGCCACGAATCACACCATCTACACGCAAACCACCGCTAAAATGCAAATCGCCTTCAATACGTGTATCAGCACCCACTAGCGTATCGATACGGTTATCAATCTTATTGGCTTTCTTAAAAAACATGCTCATTCCCCGCTGCTAAAGGCTTATCCATTACTAAATCTATGATCAAAATAGTCTAAAATATAACGACATCATCAAATCAGCCATCGACTATTTTGAGCTTTTACCTTTCAGCATATTTTTGTAAAAGAATAAATCTTCTTTGATTTTAATGCTCTCATCTTGAACGCTTGCAAGCTCTTTGGCAAGGTTATTATTGGTTGCCAGCTCTATTTGCAACTCACGCTGCGCGCCAACCAGCTTAGTTTGCAGCACTCTATTTTCCAACGCAATCTGTTCAGATTTTTGGCGAATGCTTTGATTTTCTCCGCCCTGAAAAATCCAGTAAGCCGAACCAAACCCCAAAGTAACAAATAATATGGCTAATAGGGTTTGGAAATACCACGGACGCTTTGAACGTACCGCCACTTGTTTAGCAGTTAACCCAAAATGGCGGCGAATTTTACGGCGGACTGGCTTCATAAGCTTTTAATTAAGGCAACAGCGGCACAACTTGCAAACCGCTACTTTCATTCAAGCCAAACATAATATTCATATTTTGCACAGCTTGTCCTGCAGCACCTTTAACCAAATTATCTTGCACCACAACAATGGTTAAGTAGCCCGTATCTGCTTGTTGATGCAAAGCAATACGCAACTGATTAGCGCCGCGCACTGAGCGTGTTTCTGGCAAGCTACCCGCTGGCATCACATCAACAAATACTTCATCGGCATAGCGTTTTTCATAAACTGCTTGCAGGTCTATTTGTTTAGCAGAGTCAGTCAATTTGACATAAAGCGTTGAAAGCATGCCACGTATCATAGGAATCAAGTGCGGGACAAAAATGAAATCTATTTTTTTGCCCGCAGCCAATTGCGTCATCTGCGCATGAATTTCTGGATGGTGCCTATGTCCCGCCACGCCATACGCCCTCATATTGTCACTTGATTCCGCAAACAAAGTCGACACTTCTGCTTTTCTACCCGCGCCTGACACACCCGATTTAGCATCGGCAATAATCGGTGCTGAAAAATCAATTAAGCCAAGCTCTAGCAGTGGCGCCAACCCTAACAAGACAGTTGTGGGGTAGCAACCTGGATTACCAATCACTTTAGCCGATTTAATGTTTTCACGATAAAGCTCTGGAATCCCATAAACGGCTTCATCCAAAATATCTGGGCAGCTGTGCGGCATTTTGTACCATTTCTCAAAAACAGCAGTATCTTGCAATCTAAAATCGGCGGCTAAATCGATTACTTTCACACCCGCTTTCAGCAAAGCTTGCGCTTGACTCATTGCCACACCATGCGGTGTTGCAAAAAATACGACATCACAACTAGTTAAGTCGGCCGTTGTAGGATCAGAAAAAGCTAAATCAACAAATCCACGCAAGCTAGGAAACATATCTGCCACTGGTAAACCTGCTTCACCACGCGAAGTGATTGCTGTTATTTGTGCATGCGGATGAATAGCTAAAAGACGCAGTAACTCTACGCCCGTATAGCCAGTGCCACCCACAATACCAATTTTTAACTTTTGATTTGCCATATGCGTTACGACCAAAATGATAATCTAAAAACCTAAACCTTAAATGAAAAAGGCCGCTAACGCGACCTTTTTTAACTTCATGACGCTTAAATAAATTAGCGTTTAGAGAATTGTTTACGACGACGCGCTTTACGGAAGCCCACTTTTTTACGCTCAACTTCACGTGCATCACGTGTTACGAAACCAGCGTGTGACAATGCACTTTTCAAAGCTGCATCATAGTCAATCAACGCACGTGTAATGCCATGACGCACTGCACCTGCTTGACCAGATTCACCACCACCAATAACGTTAACCATAATATCGAAACTGGTTAAGTTGTTCGTTAACTCTAATGGTTGACGTAAAATCATACGCGCTGTTACGCGTGAAAAGTACTCATCAACAGGTTTATCGTTTACAACGATATTACCTTTACCCGATTTTATGAATACGCGCGCTACTGAACTTTTGCGGCGGCCTGTACCATAATTGTATTTACCAATCATCTTATTTACCCTGTCTCTTAAACTATTAAATAGTCAATGCTTTTGGTTGTTGTGCAGCATGTTCATGCTTATCGCCAGCATAAACTTTCATTTTTTTAATCATTGCATAGCCTAAAGGGCCTTTTGGCAACATACCTTTTACCGCTTTTTCTAAAGCACGACCTGGAAAACGGTCTTGCATTTTAGAGAAAGTAGTAGTGCTAATGCCGCCTGGATAACCAGAGTGACTATGGTATTGTTTGTCAGTCGCTTTTGCGCCTGTCACTTTAATTTTGTCAGCATTAATCACTACAATGTAATCACCCGTATCAACGTGTGGTGTGTAGATGGTTTTATGCTTACCACGTAAGCGGTGCGCTACAGCACTTGCCAGGCGACCTAACACTAAATCGGTTGCGTCAATCACAAACCAATCGTGTTGTACTTCGTGCGATTTTGCAGAAAATGTTTTTCCAGAAAAAATATTCATCGTATAACTACCTAATTAAGCCGGTTCAGTATTAAGCCGTATACTTTCTACAGCTTATAAAATCAAGAGGGCGGATTATATGCTTTTGCTTATCCGCTTGTCAATTACAAAAAATGATTAATTACTCTATTTTTACAGTTAATACTGAATATAGAATTTTTGGATATTGCTTGGTCGAATATCCACAGCGATATCAAATGCATATATTTGAGTTGGCACACAGATTGCTTACCCAAATACATGAACGATAGTCTGAAGAACAGGTAATCATTATGCAAACCAA includes these proteins:
- the erpA gene encoding iron-sulfur cluster insertion protein ErpA, with the translated sequence MNAVTDLADVEMPTPLVFTDNAAKKVKELIEEEGSPDLKLRVFVSGGGCSGFQYGFTFEEEVNDDDTQVQKDSVTLLIDPMSLQYLMGAEIDYQDSLQGSQFVIRNPQATSTCGCGSSFSV
- a CDS encoding bactofilin family protein — translated: MFFKKANKIDNRIDTLVGADTRIEGDLHFSGGLRVDGVIRGNVSEQSDTPSTIIVSEHGRIEGAVSAAKIVLNGKVIGPVRASQFIELQTKARITGDLYYKSLEMHTGAVIEGKLVYLGDGVADEVL
- the argC gene encoding N-acetyl-gamma-glutamyl-phosphate reductase, producing the protein MANQKLKIGIVGGTGYTGVELLRLLAIHPHAQITAITSRGEAGLPVADMFPSLRGFVDLAFSDPTTADLTSCDVVFFATPHGVAMSQAQALLKAGVKVIDLAADFRLQDTAVFEKWYKMPHSCPDILDEAVYGIPELYRENIKSAKVIGNPGCYPTTVLLGLAPLLELGLIDFSAPIIADAKSGVSGAGRKAEVSTLFAESSDNMRAYGVAGHRHHPEIHAQMTQLAAGKKIDFIFVPHLIPMIRGMLSTLYVKLTDSAKQIDLQAVYEKRYADEVFVDVMPAGSLPETRSVRGANQLRIALHQQADTGYLTIVVVQDNLVKGAAGQAVQNMNIMFGLNESSGLQVVPLLP
- the rpsI gene encoding 30S ribosomal protein S9, whose product is MIGKYNYGTGRRKSSVARVFIKSGKGNIVVNDKPVDEYFSRVTARMILRQPLELTNNLTSFDIMVNVIGGGESGQAGAVRHGITRALIDYDAALKSALSHAGFVTRDAREVERKKVGFRKARRRKQFSKR
- the rplM gene encoding 50S ribosomal protein L13 → MNIFSGKTFSAKSHEVQHDWFVIDATDLVLGRLASAVAHRLRGKHKTIYTPHVDTGDYIVVINADKIKVTGAKATDKQYHSHSGYPGGISTTTFSKMQDRFPGRALEKAVKGMLPKGPLGYAMIKKMKVYAGDKHEHAAQQPKALTI